In Streptomyces sp. NBC_00433, a single genomic region encodes these proteins:
- a CDS encoding NAD(P)/FAD-dependent oxidoreductase, which translates to MMTAIVVGSGPNGLAAAVVLARSGARVTVLEAAGEIGGGTRSGEAVLPGLLHDHCSAIHPMAVGSAFLQGLGLERYGLAWRWPEIDCVHPLDGGDAGVLHRSVEATAAGLGRDGARWRLAFAGPAARFDMLAEDIMGPLLRLPRHPLALARFGLPTLLPGSAVARLFTTERGRALFGGVAAHAFRPLHHPLSSAIGLGIITAGHRHGWPVAAGGSRSISAALAAVLAEHGGTIETGVEVRHARDLPPADVTIFDLAPRAVAAIVGDRLPSRVARAYRRFRHAPGAFKVDFAVEGGVPWTNPDAHRAGTLHLGGTYAEIAATERDVHAGRMPERPFVLVGQQYLADPQRSVGDIHPVYSYAHVPHGYTGDATQAVIGQIERFAPGFRERVLGHVSRSTADMPAYNANYVGGDIVTGAKDARQLVLGPRPTLSPYDTGIPGMYLCSAATPPGPGAHGMCGANAAEAALRHFRRSHPA; encoded by the coding sequence ATGATGACCGCGATCGTTGTCGGCAGCGGGCCCAACGGGCTCGCCGCCGCTGTCGTCCTCGCCCGGTCGGGCGCCCGGGTCACCGTGCTGGAGGCGGCCGGCGAGATCGGCGGCGGTACGCGCTCGGGCGAGGCCGTCCTGCCGGGGCTGCTGCACGACCACTGCTCGGCCATCCACCCGATGGCCGTCGGATCGGCATTCCTGCAGGGCCTCGGGCTTGAGCGGTACGGGTTGGCCTGGCGTTGGCCGGAGATCGACTGCGTCCACCCGCTCGACGGCGGCGATGCCGGCGTGCTGCACCGCTCGGTCGAGGCGACCGCCGCCGGGCTCGGCAGGGACGGTGCCCGCTGGCGGCTGGCCTTCGCCGGGCCGGCGGCCCGCTTCGACATGCTGGCCGAGGACATCATGGGGCCGCTGCTGCGCCTGCCCCGGCACCCGCTCGCCCTCGCCCGGTTCGGCCTGCCGACGCTGCTGCCGGGCTCGGCCGTCGCGCGGCTGTTCACCACCGAGCGGGGCCGGGCGCTGTTCGGCGGGGTCGCCGCGCACGCCTTCCGGCCGCTGCACCACCCGCTCTCCTCCGCCATCGGCCTGGGCATCATCACCGCCGGGCACCGGCACGGCTGGCCCGTCGCCGCCGGCGGATCGCGGTCGATCTCCGCGGCGCTGGCCGCGGTCCTCGCCGAACACGGCGGCACGATCGAGACCGGCGTCGAGGTGCGGCACGCACGCGACCTGCCGCCCGCGGACGTCACGATCTTCGACCTCGCGCCGCGGGCCGTCGCCGCGATCGTCGGCGACCGGCTGCCGTCCCGTGTCGCCCGCGCCTACCGGCGCTTCCGGCACGCCCCTGGAGCCTTCAAGGTCGACTTCGCGGTCGAGGGCGGCGTGCCGTGGACGAACCCGGACGCCCACCGGGCCGGCACGCTCCACCTCGGCGGCACCTACGCCGAGATCGCCGCCACGGAGCGGGACGTCCACGCGGGCCGCATGCCCGAGCGCCCTTTCGTCCTCGTCGGCCAGCAGTATCTCGCCGACCCGCAGCGCTCCGTCGGGGACATCCACCCCGTCTACAGCTACGCGCACGTACCCCACGGCTACACCGGCGACGCGACCCAGGCGGTGATCGGCCAGATCGAGCGGTTCGCCCCCGGATTCCGGGAGCGCGTCCTCGGACACGTATCGCGCTCCACCGCGGACATGCCCGCCTACAACGCCAACTACGTGGGCGGCGACATCGTCACCGGCGCCAAGGACGCACGCCAGCTCGTCCTCGGACCGCGGCCCACGCTCTCCCCTTACGACACCGGCATCCCCGGTATGTACCTCTGCTCGGCCGCGACACCGCCGGGACCGGGCGCGCACGGCATGTGCGGTGCCAACGCGGCCGAGGCGGCCCTGCGCCACTTCCGCCGCTCACACCCGGCATAG
- a CDS encoding glutamate--cysteine ligase gives MTTGVTLGVEEEFLLLDRASGLPVPRAGEVQEAVQYEPAMLREEVDSELLQAMVEVATPVCSGLDEVAAHLARFRESVSGAALDASCRLASTGGAPLAGGAAVPVTDDRRYREMREDAARLVDEQLICGMHIHVAVPDREAGAAALGRLRPWLPVLVALGANSPFWDGRDTGFASWRTVVFGRWPVSGPPPFFSGAAHYEERVAALLGTGVIADRHQLYWHARLSDDYPTLEVRAPDVQVDVDSAVTIAGIARALVSTALHEGSRGDRPLDPPASVMQAAGWHAARHGLTGDLVDPRTGTPSPAADVVGSLLERLAPALKELGDTDRVTAGVQQLIDNGTGAARQRAALAQGGTERLLDLIAPEPPEPDAGAAAR, from the coding sequence ATGACGACAGGCGTGACGCTCGGAGTCGAGGAAGAGTTCCTGCTGCTGGACCGTGCGAGCGGGCTGCCGGTGCCGCGCGCCGGCGAGGTCCAGGAGGCGGTGCAGTACGAGCCCGCGATGCTCCGCGAAGAGGTCGACAGCGAACTGCTGCAGGCCATGGTGGAGGTCGCCACGCCGGTGTGCTCCGGCCTGGACGAGGTCGCCGCGCACCTCGCCCGCTTCCGCGAGTCGGTTTCCGGGGCGGCACTCGACGCGAGCTGCCGGCTCGCCTCGACCGGCGGGGCGCCCCTGGCGGGAGGGGCGGCCGTGCCCGTGACCGACGACCGCCGCTACCGGGAGATGCGCGAGGACGCCGCGCGGCTGGTCGACGAGCAGCTGATCTGCGGCATGCACATCCACGTCGCCGTGCCCGATCGCGAGGCGGGCGCCGCCGCGCTCGGCCGGCTGCGCCCGTGGCTGCCGGTGCTGGTGGCCCTGGGCGCCAACTCGCCCTTCTGGGACGGGCGTGACACCGGGTTCGCCAGCTGGCGCACCGTGGTCTTCGGCCGCTGGCCGGTCAGCGGCCCGCCCCCGTTCTTCTCCGGCGCGGCTCATTACGAGGAGCGGGTGGCCGCCCTGCTGGGCACCGGCGTGATCGCCGACCGGCACCAGCTCTACTGGCACGCCCGGCTGTCCGACGACTACCCGACGCTGGAGGTCCGGGCGCCTGACGTGCAGGTGGACGTCGACAGCGCCGTCACCATCGCCGGGATCGCCCGCGCCCTGGTGTCGACCGCGCTGCACGAGGGCAGCCGCGGAGACCGCCCGCTGGACCCGCCGGCCAGCGTCATGCAGGCGGCGGGCTGGCATGCCGCACGGCACGGCCTGACCGGCGACCTGGTCGACCCGCGCACCGGCACACCCTCGCCGGCGGCCGACGTGGTCGGCTCGCTGCTGGAACGCCTCGCGCCCGCGCTCAAGGAGCTCGGCGACACCGACCGGGTGACAGCCGGGGTGCAGCAGCTGATCGACAACGGGACAGGAGCGGCGAGGCAGCGGGCCGCCCTCGCCCAGGGCGGCACGGAAAGGCTTCTCGACCTCATCGCACCCGAGCCGCCAGAACCCGACGCCGGCGCTGCCGCGCGCTGA
- a CDS encoding acyl-CoA dehydrogenase, whose amino-acid sequence MSDFGGLAAPPAVTYPTAYAPPGAPLAGTDLDPTLRDLDRHCRELSAGMREAGAAVDRDPDAIAGLLHLPAVGFQAQGSLPPEYRDTGAHPAGPVRASASSLGWAVTAERLAYGDAGVLLACPGPSLSGLAVEALADDAQRTAYYERVTSAPTWTFFGLTEPRKGSAAMELETTLTPGGGDGELVLDGEKRYVGTAARAQTGVVFCRRAPGPWGIEAVLLDTAQPGFEAELLPMVGLRGARISHIRLTGLRVRPEQVLGRHRPPSRRGLYGALHVLYRGRPGIAGMALGVTQAVCDYTAAQRPAMPASARARLDGVLDRAAALRRLVHTVAGEIDRGVVDVPRIGAVKSRAAALAEETTLLAAELLGPASLIEHPWLEKAYRDVRAFEYMEGTGAVHRLSVFHGLVKGDLLGGGAVPAGPYAPPAGVPAGAGGRSPG is encoded by the coding sequence ATGTCCGACTTCGGTGGCCTCGCCGCGCCGCCCGCGGTGACATATCCGACGGCCTACGCGCCCCCGGGGGCGCCGCTCGCCGGAACCGACCTCGACCCGACGCTGCGCGACCTGGACCGCCACTGCCGCGAGCTGTCCGCGGGGATGCGGGAGGCGGGGGCCGCGGTCGACCGCGACCCCGACGCCATCGCGGGGCTGCTGCACCTGCCTGCCGTCGGCTTCCAGGCGCAGGGCTCGCTGCCGCCCGAATACCGCGACACCGGCGCCCACCCGGCCGGGCCGGTGCGGGCCAGCGCCTCCTCGCTCGGCTGGGCCGTCACCGCGGAGCGGCTGGCCTACGGGGACGCCGGGGTGCTGCTGGCCTGCCCCGGCCCCTCGCTGTCCGGACTCGCCGTGGAGGCCCTCGCGGACGACGCCCAGCGCACCGCGTACTACGAGCGCGTCACGTCGGCCCCGACCTGGACCTTCTTCGGGCTCACCGAGCCGCGCAAGGGCTCGGCCGCCATGGAGCTGGAGACCACGCTGACCCCGGGCGGCGGCGACGGCGAGCTGGTGCTTGACGGTGAGAAGCGGTACGTCGGCACCGCCGCGAGAGCGCAGACGGGCGTGGTCTTCTGCCGCCGCGCGCCGGGCCCCTGGGGCATCGAGGCGGTCCTGCTCGACACCGCGCAGCCGGGCTTCGAGGCCGAACTGCTGCCCATGGTCGGCCTGCGCGGCGCCCGGATCAGCCACATCCGGCTGACCGGCCTGCGGGTGCGGCCCGAGCAGGTGCTCGGCCGGCACCGCCCGCCGAGCCGGCGCGGCCTGTACGGCGCCCTGCACGTCCTCTACCGCGGGCGGCCGGGCATCGCGGGAATGGCGCTCGGCGTGACCCAGGCGGTGTGCGACTACACGGCGGCGCAGCGGCCCGCCATGCCCGCCTCGGCCCGCGCGCGCCTGGACGGGGTGCTCGACCGTGCGGCGGCGCTGCGCCGGCTCGTGCACACCGTCGCGGGCGAGATCGACCGCGGTGTGGTGGACGTCCCGAGGATCGGCGCGGTGAAGTCCAGGGCGGCCGCCCTCGCGGAGGAGACGACGCTGCTGGCCGCCGAACTGCTGGGGCCGGCCTCGCTGATCGAGCACCCGTGGCTGGAGAAGGCCTACCGGGACGTGCGGGCCTTCGAGTACATGGAGGGCACCGGCGCGGTGCACCGCCTGTCGGTCTTCCACGGCCTGGTCAAGGGCGACCTGCTGGGCGGCGGCGCGGTCCCGGCCGGGCCGTACGCGCCGCCGGCCGGCGTCCCGGCGGGCGCCGGCGGAAGGAGCCCGGGATGA
- a CDS encoding 4'-phosphopantetheinyl transferase superfamily protein: MTGPALSGVPPRAPGLRLGVDLLRAGELDRVMGRGWFTAHVYAPGELAEAAALGPARRREYLAGRFAAKEALLKVLGRGLFQGVAPRDIAVLRRPEGAPAVTLGGSAARAAADLGLDAFAVSLSHKDDLVAAVAAGWRGHAGDPRPAAGAAPLLAAAIGAALPAGPPVSAVPFDACRPSPSRAGSPAAATSAMPAVTATSQESS; this comes from the coding sequence ATGACCGGCCCGGCCCTGTCCGGCGTACCGCCCCGCGCCCCGGGGCTGCGGCTCGGCGTGGACCTGCTGCGGGCCGGCGAGCTGGACCGCGTCATGGGCCGGGGCTGGTTCACCGCCCACGTCTACGCGCCCGGTGAGCTGGCGGAGGCCGCGGCGCTCGGCCCGGCGCGGCGGCGCGAATACCTGGCCGGGCGGTTCGCCGCGAAGGAGGCGCTGCTCAAGGTGCTCGGGCGCGGCCTGTTCCAGGGCGTCGCCCCCCGGGACATCGCGGTGCTGCGCCGCCCGGAGGGGGCGCCCGCCGTGACGCTCGGCGGGAGCGCGGCCCGCGCGGCGGCGGACCTGGGCCTCGACGCCTTCGCCGTCTCCCTCAGCCACAAGGACGACCTCGTCGCGGCGGTGGCCGCCGGCTGGCGGGGGCACGCGGGCGATCCGCGCCCGGCGGCCGGTGCCGCCCCGCTGCTGGCCGCCGCGATCGGCGCCGCGCTGCCGGCGGGCCCGCCCGTGTCCGCCGTCCCCTTCGACGCCTGCCGGCCGTCCCCGTCCCGCGCCGGCTCCCCCGCAGCGGCCACGTCCGCCATGCCCGCCGTCACCGCCACCTCGCAGGAGTCCTCATGA
- a CDS encoding phosphopantetheine-binding protein: MDRSETITVIEKCLTEVLKHEVTGLSEDLRLFDDLHLDSTSVLELLMVLEDAVGLEIDPENLDMDDFRTVGSLADFVERSLDGAS, from the coding sequence CATCACCGTCATCGAGAAGTGCCTCACCGAGGTGCTCAAGCACGAGGTGACCGGGCTGAGCGAGGACCTCAGGCTCTTCGACGACCTGCACCTGGACTCGACCTCCGTCCTGGAACTGCTGATGGTGCTCGAGGACGCCGTCGGCCTGGAGATCGACCCGGAGAACCTCGACATGGACGACTTCCGCACCGTCGGCTCGCTCGCGGACTTCGTCGAGCGCAGCCTCGACGGGGCAAGCTGA
- a CDS encoding AAA family ATPase, giving the protein MGRRSELRTLEVVLAGLEDSRGSRVLEIIGEPGIGKTRLLGKLEQAAAARGLPALTGRAPEPERRIPFGPFVDALDDGLADLAAGGAARPTHETLRSLGSVFPSLAPLVPAAGTHPAPLPLGLHGFYRAVRQSLHALAVPALVLALDDMHRADEESVELIAQLLRRPIDTPVLLVLAHRHRQTPVRLRAALAGTAWDHERLQLGPLSDRDMAALLGERTSTPWHRALYQESRGNPLYLKALHACMPQSLPADPSLTPGDAGELPPAVEAALLAELDALSPRGALLARAAAVAGESFDVPLAAEIASLDEAVALGAIDELAAQDIIRPTAGPLDFSFRHALVRRVVYDSTSPGWRLGAHARAAVALRRAGLPAAARAYHVQCTAAVGDLDAAEVLAEAAQAVRVQAPATAAQWLRTALRVIPAAGEHTARRLELMVMLGTALGASGHLQASRKVLHEALAGFPGRPSAPRAEAAALCARLDRQLGRPVEAGELLDREIAALRGAPGLERATLELERAQGEFAAGQSTASREWAYRALATARSHPSAAPFQAMALGIAASAACLAADRKAAAREADRAAELLDRMLDAEFTLRQDAGAWVGWSELLLERPAEALRHVDRALACARYGGQAALLPNVFVARTLLLHSLGRLHEARSCAEEGVDLAQASGGGEERAAARVLNRWAGLWTGDPAAPPGAGLRPVEPRPGPAQGLFDSLSRYMQAEHRLESGDAEGCLTLARTGGGPGFEAFDPWSRVSWCELAVRAELAAGRAQEARRAADLGARAAARLGLPGRTGLALLGQAQARAARTPAGALDTARSAAEALESAGSVMDALRARMLVGTLLAACGKAEEAEACLREVQTACAAYGARPMARRALAARRDLDCRTGPAPAGAADAGRPSLTQREKEVASLVSEGLTNRQIAQRLFLAEKTVEMHLSRVFAKLGVSSRTALAGLLIRAAAASVRPGLL; this is encoded by the coding sequence GTGGGGAGGCGCAGCGAGTTACGGACGCTGGAGGTCGTCCTGGCCGGGCTGGAGGACAGCCGCGGCAGCCGGGTCCTGGAGATCATCGGCGAACCGGGCATCGGCAAGACGCGATTACTCGGCAAGCTGGAGCAGGCCGCCGCCGCGCGCGGCCTCCCGGCACTCACCGGCCGCGCCCCCGAACCCGAACGCCGTATCCCCTTCGGCCCGTTCGTGGACGCGCTGGACGACGGCCTCGCCGACCTCGCGGCCGGCGGCGCCGCACGGCCCACCCATGAGACGCTCAGATCGCTCGGCTCGGTCTTCCCCTCGCTCGCGCCCCTGGTGCCGGCCGCGGGCACCCACCCGGCGCCGCTGCCGCTGGGACTGCACGGCTTCTACCGGGCGGTGCGCCAGTCGCTGCACGCGCTGGCCGTCCCGGCGCTGGTCCTGGCGCTCGACGACATGCACCGGGCGGACGAGGAGTCCGTGGAACTCATCGCCCAACTGCTGCGCCGGCCCATCGACACCCCCGTCCTGCTGGTCCTGGCCCACCGCCACCGGCAGACCCCGGTCCGGCTGCGCGCGGCGCTCGCCGGTACCGCGTGGGACCACGAGCGCCTCCAGCTCGGACCGCTCAGCGACCGCGACATGGCCGCCCTGCTCGGCGAGCGCACGAGCACGCCCTGGCACCGCGCGCTCTACCAGGAGAGCAGGGGCAACCCGCTCTACCTCAAAGCCCTGCACGCGTGCATGCCCCAGAGCCTGCCGGCCGACCCCTCCCTCACGCCGGGCGACGCCGGGGAGCTGCCGCCCGCGGTGGAGGCCGCGCTGCTGGCGGAACTCGACGCGCTCAGCCCGCGCGGCGCGCTGCTGGCCAGGGCCGCCGCGGTCGCCGGGGAGTCCTTCGACGTGCCGCTCGCCGCCGAGATCGCCTCGCTCGACGAGGCCGTCGCCCTCGGCGCGATCGACGAGCTGGCCGCCCAGGACATCATCAGGCCCACCGCGGGCCCCCTCGACTTCTCCTTCCGGCACGCCCTGGTGCGCCGCGTCGTCTACGACAGCACCAGCCCCGGCTGGCGGCTCGGCGCCCACGCCCGCGCCGCGGTGGCCCTGCGCCGCGCCGGCCTGCCGGCCGCCGCCCGCGCCTACCACGTCCAGTGCACCGCGGCGGTCGGCGACCTCGACGCCGCCGAGGTGCTGGCCGAGGCGGCGCAGGCGGTACGCGTCCAGGCGCCGGCCACCGCGGCGCAGTGGCTGCGCACCGCCCTGCGCGTCATACCGGCCGCCGGCGAGCACACCGCGCGCCGGCTGGAGCTGATGGTCATGCTGGGCACGGCGCTTGGCGCCTCCGGCCACCTCCAGGCCAGCCGGAAGGTGCTGCACGAGGCGCTGGCCGGCTTCCCCGGCCGGCCGTCGGCCCCCCGGGCCGAGGCCGCCGCGCTGTGCGCGCGCCTGGACCGCCAGCTCGGCCGGCCGGTGGAGGCCGGGGAGCTGCTCGACCGCGAGATCGCGGCGCTCAGGGGCGCACCGGGTCTGGAGCGTGCCACGCTCGAACTGGAGCGGGCGCAGGGCGAGTTCGCGGCGGGCCAGAGCACGGCGAGCCGCGAGTGGGCCTACCGGGCGCTGGCGACCGCCCGCAGCCACCCGTCGGCGGCCCCCTTCCAGGCCATGGCCCTCGGCATCGCCGCGTCCGCCGCCTGCCTCGCCGCGGACCGCAAGGCCGCGGCGCGCGAGGCGGACCGGGCCGCTGAGCTGCTGGACCGGATGCTGGACGCGGAATTCACCCTGCGCCAGGACGCCGGGGCGTGGGTCGGCTGGAGCGAACTGCTGCTGGAACGCCCCGCCGAGGCGCTGCGCCACGTCGACCGCGCGCTGGCCTGCGCCAGGTACGGCGGGCAGGCCGCGCTCCTGCCGAACGTCTTCGTCGCCCGCACCCTGCTGCTGCACTCCCTGGGCCGGCTGCACGAGGCCAGGAGCTGCGCCGAGGAGGGCGTCGACCTCGCCCAGGCGTCCGGCGGCGGCGAGGAGCGGGCCGCCGCCCGCGTACTGAACCGCTGGGCCGGCCTGTGGACCGGCGACCCCGCGGCCCCGCCGGGCGCGGGCCTGCGCCCGGTCGAGCCGCGGCCCGGTCCTGCCCAGGGGCTCTTCGACTCGCTCTCGCGGTACATGCAGGCCGAGCACCGGCTGGAGTCGGGCGACGCCGAAGGCTGCCTGACCCTCGCACGCACCGGTGGCGGCCCCGGCTTCGAGGCCTTCGACCCGTGGTCGCGGGTGAGCTGGTGCGAACTGGCGGTGCGGGCAGAACTGGCCGCGGGACGCGCGCAGGAGGCCCGCCGCGCCGCCGACCTGGGCGCGCGCGCCGCCGCCCGGCTCGGCCTGCCCGGCCGCACCGGCCTCGCGCTCCTCGGCCAGGCGCAGGCACGGGCGGCCCGCACACCGGCCGGCGCGCTGGACACGGCCAGGTCCGCCGCGGAGGCGCTGGAGTCCGCGGGCTCGGTGATGGACGCCCTCCGCGCCCGGATGCTCGTCGGCACCCTGCTGGCGGCCTGCGGGAAAGCGGAGGAGGCCGAGGCGTGCCTGCGGGAGGTGCAGACCGCGTGCGCGGCCTACGGCGCCCGGCCGATGGCCCGCCGCGCGCTCGCGGCCCGCAGGGACCTGGACTGCCGCACCGGCCCCGCCCCCGCGGGCGCCGCGGACGCCGGCCGGCCGTCGCTGACCCAGCGGGAGAAGGAGGTGGCGTCCCTGGTCAGCGAAGGACTGACCAACCGCCAGATCGCCCAGCGGCTCTTCCTGGCCGAGAAGACGGTCGAGATGCACCTGTCCCGCGTCTTCGCCAAGCTCGGCGTCAGCAGCAGGACGGCCCTGGCCGGCCTGCTGATCCGCGCCGCGGCGGCCTCGGTCCGGCCGGGCCTGCTGTGA